A portion of the Bacillus sp. es.034 genome contains these proteins:
- the rpoE gene encoding DNA-directed RNA polymerase subunit delta — protein sequence MSLKQLSKEELRQTSFIELAHEILVEKKQAMAFEEIVKEIKGLLEISDKEVKSRLLQFYTDLNIDGRYIAMGDNRWGLREWYPVDQIEEETVPTMKSSKKKKAKKKDEDLDLEDFDDLDDEDLDYEDLDDADDDDDLTDDDDDVEVDDADEDLDIDDDEEELEIDEFDEADDEDEDEEDELEEEEEK from the coding sequence GTGAGTCTTAAGCAATTATCCAAAGAAGAATTGCGTCAAACATCATTCATTGAATTGGCACATGAAATTTTAGTAGAGAAAAAGCAAGCGATGGCCTTTGAAGAGATCGTAAAGGAAATCAAAGGTTTGCTTGAAATCTCTGATAAAGAGGTTAAGAGCCGTTTACTTCAATTCTACACGGACTTGAATATCGACGGACGATACATTGCCATGGGTGATAACCGTTGGGGATTAAGAGAATGGTACCCGGTTGATCAAATTGAGGAAGAGACCGTTCCAACGATGAAATCCAGCAAGAAGAAAAAGGCGAAGAAGAAAGACGAAGATCTGGATCTTGAAGATTTCGATGATCTGGATGATGAAGATCTTGATTATGAAGATCTTGATGATGCAGATGACGATGATGATCTGACGGATGACGACGACGATGTCGAGGTTGATGATGCAGACGAGGATCTTGATATCGATGACGACGAGGAAGAGCTCGAGATCGATGAATTCGACGAAGCCGACGATGAAGACGAAGACGAAGAAGATGAATTGGAAGAAGAGGAAGAGAAATAA
- the icmF gene encoding fused isobutyryl-CoA mutase/GTPase IcmF: MSTVEIYKPKHHVRFVTASSLFDGHDASINIMRRIIQASGAEVIHLGHNRSVEEVVNAAIQEDVQGIAISSYQGGHVEYFKYMYDLLKERGASHIRIYGGGGGVIIPREIKELHEYGIARIFSPEDGRTQGLQGMINKMIEECDFPTIKGSVNQEVEKLSTGNVNTVSKLISLAEYQVGANEEVAATAQTVFSEIKSLAKKAPVLGITGTGGAGKSSLTDELIRRFTNELPEKKIAILSIDPTKQKTGGALLGDRIRMNAIFNPRVYMRSLATRGSKTELSLAIKDAINVVKAAGYDLIVVETSGIGQGDAEIAEICDMSMYVMTSEFGAPSQLEKIDMIDFADLIVINKFERKGSEDARRQVQKQYQRSHMLFDKDLDDMPVYGTIASQFNDPGTNALFAAIVETVNKKMELDWKTGFSKDVDVEKQNVIIPNNRRYYLREIAETVRNYHKKAEEQVNLARRLFQLEGAIEAVNEKETNDGVVTSLQTLKDEVENKLTSESKQILQKWDDLKETYSKDQFITKIRDKEIVTELKTKSLSGLDIPKVSLPKYKDYGQILDWVYKENVPGSFPYTAGVFPFKRKGEDPKRQFAGEGTPERTNRRFHYLSKDDDAKRLSTAFDSVTLYGEDPDHRPDIYGKVGESGVSICTLEDMKKLYAGFDLCAPSTSVSMTINGPAPIILAMYMNTAIDQQIRMKEEEIGRVLTVEEYVEVKEQTLQVVRGTVQADILKEDQGQNTCIFSTEFALRMMGDIQQYFIDHKVRNYYSVSISGYHIAEAGANPISQLAFTLANGFTYVEYYLSRGMDINAFAPNLSFFFSNGLDPEYTVIGRVARRIWSTVMRDKYGANERSQKLKYHIQTSGRSLHAQEIDFNDIRTTLQALMALQDNCNSLHTNAYDEAITTPTEESVRRAMAIQMIITKEHGLSKNENPLQGSFIVEELTDLVEEMVLTEFDRLNDRGGVLGSMETQYQRGKIQEESMFYEMKKHSGELPIVGVNTYLNPNPPSEEQMDSMELARATKEEKETQIHNLRDFQSQHKDQTEEALTRLKQAAVGGGNIFEQLMETVKVASLGQITRALYEVGGQYRRNM, from the coding sequence ATGAGCACGGTTGAGATTTATAAACCAAAGCACCATGTTCGTTTTGTCACGGCATCGAGCCTGTTTGACGGACATGATGCGTCGATCAACATAATGCGTCGGATTATCCAGGCAAGTGGGGCAGAAGTCATCCACTTGGGCCATAACCGTTCTGTAGAGGAAGTCGTCAATGCCGCTATTCAGGAAGATGTTCAGGGTATTGCGATTTCATCCTATCAGGGTGGACACGTGGAATACTTTAAATATATGTACGACCTTTTAAAAGAAAGAGGGGCTTCCCATATCCGCATTTATGGCGGAGGCGGCGGAGTGATCATCCCGCGTGAAATTAAAGAACTTCACGAATACGGGATCGCCCGCATCTTCTCTCCTGAAGACGGACGTACGCAGGGTCTTCAAGGGATGATCAATAAGATGATCGAGGAATGTGATTTCCCTACCATCAAGGGAAGCGTCAATCAGGAAGTCGAGAAGCTTTCGACTGGAAATGTGAACACAGTGTCGAAGCTGATTTCACTTGCCGAGTATCAAGTCGGAGCGAATGAAGAAGTGGCGGCTACAGCCCAGACCGTTTTTTCTGAAATCAAGAGCTTGGCGAAAAAAGCGCCTGTCTTGGGGATTACCGGGACGGGTGGAGCTGGGAAGAGTTCCCTGACGGATGAACTGATCCGTCGTTTCACCAACGAGCTTCCTGAAAAGAAAATCGCGATTCTGTCCATCGATCCAACGAAACAAAAAACGGGAGGAGCCCTACTAGGGGACCGTATCCGCATGAATGCGATCTTCAATCCCCGTGTTTACATGCGAAGCCTTGCTACCCGTGGGTCGAAAACGGAACTTTCACTGGCGATTAAGGACGCAATTAATGTTGTGAAAGCGGCAGGATATGACCTGATCGTCGTGGAAACGAGCGGGATCGGGCAGGGGGATGCGGAAATCGCAGAGATCTGTGATATGTCCATGTACGTCATGACTAGTGAGTTCGGAGCTCCGTCCCAGCTGGAAAAAATCGATATGATCGATTTTGCCGATCTGATCGTTATCAATAAATTCGAGCGCAAAGGCTCGGAGGATGCGAGACGCCAGGTACAGAAGCAGTACCAGCGCAGTCATATGCTCTTTGATAAAGATCTCGATGACATGCCTGTGTACGGAACGATTGCCAGCCAGTTCAATGATCCTGGAACCAATGCCTTATTTGCCGCTATCGTGGAAACGGTGAACAAGAAAATGGAGCTGGATTGGAAAACGGGCTTCTCGAAAGATGTCGATGTCGAGAAGCAGAACGTCATCATCCCAAATAATCGCCGTTATTATCTGCGTGAGATTGCGGAAACCGTCCGTAATTATCATAAAAAAGCAGAAGAGCAGGTGAACCTGGCACGCCGATTATTCCAGCTTGAAGGGGCAATCGAAGCGGTCAATGAAAAAGAAACGAATGACGGGGTCGTAACGTCCCTTCAAACGTTGAAAGATGAAGTAGAAAACAAATTAACATCAGAATCGAAACAGATTTTGCAAAAATGGGATGATCTTAAAGAAACCTACAGCAAGGATCAGTTCATCACAAAGATCCGTGATAAAGAAATCGTCACGGAGTTAAAGACAAAGAGTTTATCCGGACTCGATATCCCGAAAGTATCCCTTCCGAAATACAAAGACTACGGTCAGATTCTCGATTGGGTCTATAAAGAGAATGTTCCAGGCTCATTCCCTTACACGGCAGGAGTATTCCCGTTCAAACGCAAAGGGGAAGATCCGAAGCGTCAGTTCGCCGGTGAAGGAACACCTGAACGGACGAACCGCCGTTTCCACTATTTATCCAAAGATGATGATGCGAAACGATTGAGTACCGCCTTTGATTCTGTGACGTTATACGGTGAAGATCCGGATCACCGTCCGGACATCTACGGAAAAGTCGGAGAGAGCGGCGTGAGCATCTGTACGCTTGAAGATATGAAGAAGCTGTATGCAGGTTTTGACCTGTGTGCTCCTTCTACATCCGTGTCTATGACGATCAATGGTCCGGCACCGATTATCCTTGCCATGTATATGAACACGGCGATTGATCAGCAGATCCGTATGAAGGAAGAAGAGATCGGCCGCGTATTAACGGTGGAAGAGTATGTGGAAGTAAAGGAACAGACCCTTCAAGTCGTCCGCGGAACGGTTCAGGCAGATATTTTAAAAGAAGATCAGGGTCAGAACACTTGTATCTTCTCAACCGAATTCGCCCTGCGCATGATGGGGGATATCCAGCAGTACTTCATCGATCACAAAGTACGAAACTATTACTCTGTATCGATTTCCGGCTATCATATCGCCGAAGCGGGAGCGAACCCGATTTCCCAGCTTGCCTTCACATTGGCGAACGGGTTTACGTACGTGGAATACTATTTAAGCCGCGGAATGGATATCAACGCCTTTGCACCAAACTTATCGTTCTTCTTCTCAAACGGCCTCGATCCCGAGTATACGGTGATCGGACGCGTCGCACGACGAATTTGGTCAACGGTTATGAGAGATAAATATGGTGCCAACGAACGCAGTCAGAAGCTGAAGTACCATATTCAAACATCCGGTCGTTCACTCCATGCACAGGAGATTGATTTCAACGATATCCGTACGACGCTCCAAGCGTTGATGGCCTTGCAGGATAACTGTAACTCCCTGCACACGAATGCCTATGACGAAGCGATTACGACACCGACGGAGGAATCCGTGCGCCGTGCCATGGCGATCCAGATGATTATCACGAAAGAGCACGGATTATCGAAAAATGAAAATCCGCTTCAAGGATCGTTCATCGTAGAAGAGCTGACGGATCTCGTGGAAGAAATGGTCCTCACAGAATTCGACCGCTTAAATGACCGCGGCGGCGTACTCGGATCCATGGAGACCCAGTATCAACGCGGGAAGATCCAGGAGGAATCCATGTTCTACGAAATGAAGAAACATTCCGGTGAGCTTCCGATCGTAGGAGTGAACACGTACCTGAATCCGAATCCACCTTCAGAAGAACAAATGGACAGCATGGAACTGGCACGTGCCACAAAAGAAGAAAAAGAAACACAAATTCATAATCTGCGGGACTTCCAATCTCAACATAAAGACCAAACCGAAGAAGCCCTCACCCGTCTGAAACAGGCAGCAGTGGGCGGAGGAAACATCTTCGAACAACTCATGGAAACCGTAAAAGTCGCAAGCCTCGGCCAAATCACACGCGCCCTCTACGAAGTAGGCGGCCAATACCGACGCAATATGTAA
- a CDS encoding TetR/AcrR family transcriptional regulator, with product MNKKREVHASVKDERLVKKRRDQMIRGAVSLFKQKGFHRTTTREIAKAAGFSIGTLYEYIRTKEDVLYLVCDSIYEQVRLELEELDVGKGTIESLRLGIAHYFKVMDRMQDEVLVMYQEAKSLSKDALPYVLRKELEMVGMVEDLIKGCVDSGRLELDEDQIHMLAQNVFVQGQMWGFRRWAMQKRFTLEEYIDLQIELLFAGIIGFEKQGRTGGVI from the coding sequence TTGAATAAGAAGAGGGAAGTTCATGCTTCGGTTAAGGATGAGCGTTTGGTGAAAAAGCGGCGTGATCAGATGATTCGCGGGGCCGTCTCTCTGTTTAAACAAAAGGGGTTTCACCGCACCACGACTAGAGAGATTGCAAAGGCCGCCGGATTCAGTATCGGAACGCTGTATGAATATATACGAACAAAGGAAGATGTCCTGTATTTAGTGTGTGACAGCATTTATGAGCAGGTTCGATTGGAGCTTGAGGAGCTAGATGTCGGCAAAGGGACGATTGAGAGTTTGAGGCTCGGCATTGCCCATTATTTCAAGGTGATGGACCGGATGCAGGATGAAGTCCTTGTCATGTATCAGGAAGCGAAATCACTGTCAAAGGACGCCCTTCCCTATGTTCTGCGCAAGGAACTTGAAATGGTGGGAATGGTGGAAGATCTCATTAAAGGCTGCGTCGACAGTGGAAGACTTGAGCTTGATGAAGATCAGATCCATATGCTGGCCCAGAATGTATTCGTCCAGGGACAGATGTGGGGATTCCGTCGTTGGGCCATGCAGAAACGATTTACGCTGGAGGAATACATCGATCTTCAAATCGAACTACTTTTTGCAGGAATCATCGGATTTGAAAAACAAGGGAGAACAGGGGGAGTAATATGA
- a CDS encoding acyl-CoA dehydrogenase translates to MNFKLSEEHEMIRKMVRDFARNEVAPTAAERDEEERFDMDLFKKMAELGLTGIPWPEEYGGIGSDYLAYCIAVEELSRVCASTGVTLSAHTSLAGWPVYKFGTEEQKQKYLRPMAQGEKIGAYGLTEPGSGSDAGGMKTTARLEGDHYVLNGSKIFITNGGIADTYIVFALTDPSQRQRGTSAFIVEADFEGFSVGKKEKKLGIRSSPTTEIVFEDCKVPKENMLGNEGDGFKIAMMTLDGGRNGIAAQAVGIAQGALDASVDYAKEREQFGKPIAANQGISFKIADMATSIEASRLLTYQAAWLESEGLPYGKESAMSKLMAGDTAMKVTTEAVQIFGGYGYTKDYPVERYMRDAKITQIYEGTQEIQRLVISRMVTK, encoded by the coding sequence ATGAATTTTAAATTGTCGGAAGAGCATGAAATGATACGTAAGATGGTGCGTGATTTTGCGCGGAATGAGGTGGCTCCTACTGCTGCTGAGCGTGATGAGGAAGAGCGTTTTGATATGGATCTGTTCAAGAAGATGGCGGAGCTTGGGTTGACGGGGATTCCTTGGCCGGAAGAGTACGGCGGGATCGGCAGTGACTATCTGGCGTATTGTATCGCTGTTGAAGAACTATCAAGAGTGTGTGCGTCTACAGGTGTTACACTTTCTGCCCATACTTCATTGGCTGGATGGCCGGTATACAAATTCGGTACGGAAGAGCAGAAACAGAAATACCTTCGTCCAATGGCGCAGGGTGAAAAGATCGGGGCTTACGGCTTGACTGAGCCGGGTTCAGGATCTGATGCAGGTGGCATGAAGACGACGGCCCGTTTAGAAGGAGATCACTACGTATTGAATGGCTCTAAAATTTTCATCACAAACGGTGGAATCGCTGATACGTATATCGTATTTGCTTTGACAGATCCATCACAGCGCCAGCGTGGAACGAGTGCGTTCATCGTAGAGGCAGACTTCGAAGGGTTCTCCGTTGGAAAGAAAGAGAAGAAGCTCGGAATCCGTTCTTCGCCGACGACTGAAATCGTATTTGAAGATTGCAAGGTACCGAAAGAGAATATGCTCGGCAACGAAGGCGATGGCTTCAAGATTGCGATGATGACACTTGATGGCGGACGTAACGGGATTGCCGCTCAAGCAGTGGGGATTGCCCAGGGAGCACTTGATGCCTCCGTTGATTACGCAAAAGAGCGTGAGCAGTTCGGTAAACCGATTGCGGCGAACCAGGGGATTTCATTTAAGATCGCTGATATGGCGACATCCATCGAGGCTTCACGTCTATTAACCTATCAAGCTGCTTGGCTTGAGTCTGAAGGGCTTCCATACGGTAAAGAATCGGCGATGTCGAAGCTGATGGCCGGGGATACGGCGATGAAAGTGACGACGGAAGCGGTTCAGATCTTCGGTGGTTATGGCTACACGAAGGATTATCCGGTGGAGCGTTATATGCGTGATGCGAAGATCACTCAGATTTATGAGGGAACGCAGGAGATTCAGAGATTGGTTATTTCGCGGATGGTGACGAAGTAA
- a CDS encoding acyl-CoA dehydrogenase, with amino-acid sequence MELRFTEEQQMMRKMVRDFAETEIQPFIEKMEAGEFPRDILKKMAELGLMGITIPEKYGGSEMDFTSYIIAIHELSKVSATIGVILSVHTSVGTNPILYFGNEEQKQKYLPKLATGEYLGAFCLTEPSAGSDAKSLKSRAEKRGDHYVVNGSKVFITNGGEADTYIVFATTDSTKGSRGVSAFIVEKDTPGLVIGKDEHKMGLHGSRTVQLTFEDMKVPTENLLGEEGEGFKIAMANLDAGRIGIAAQALGIAEAAFDYSTAYAKERVQFGKPIAAQQGIGFKLADMATAVEGSKLLVYRAANLRSNNISCGKEASMAKLFASKTAVEVSTEAIQVYGGYGYTKEYPVERLFRDAKVTEIYEGTSEIQRMVIGKHLLV; translated from the coding sequence ATGGAGTTACGATTCACGGAAGAGCAGCAGATGATGAGAAAGATGGTCCGGGATTTTGCCGAAACAGAAATCCAGCCATTCATCGAGAAGATGGAAGCGGGAGAGTTTCCGAGGGATATTTTAAAAAAGATGGCCGAACTTGGTTTGATGGGGATCACGATCCCGGAGAAATATGGCGGGTCTGAGATGGATTTCACCTCGTATATCATCGCGATTCATGAGTTATCGAAAGTAAGCGCCACCATCGGGGTCATCCTGTCGGTTCATACATCTGTAGGAACCAATCCGATCCTTTACTTTGGAAACGAAGAACAGAAACAAAAGTATCTTCCAAAGCTTGCAACAGGTGAGTATTTAGGGGCCTTCTGCCTGACGGAGCCAAGTGCAGGATCCGATGCGAAGAGCCTCAAATCCCGGGCCGAAAAGCGCGGGGACCACTATGTGGTGAACGGATCGAAAGTCTTCATCACGAATGGTGGGGAAGCGGATACGTATATTGTATTTGCGACGACGGATTCGACGAAGGGGAGCCGTGGGGTATCGGCCTTCATCGTTGAAAAGGATACACCTGGTCTTGTGATCGGGAAAGATGAACATAAAATGGGGCTGCACGGTTCCCGGACCGTCCAGCTGACGTTTGAAGATATGAAGGTCCCGACTGAAAACCTTCTCGGTGAAGAAGGGGAAGGGTTCAAGATAGCCATGGCGAACCTGGATGCCGGCAGGATCGGAATTGCCGCGCAGGCACTCGGAATCGCCGAAGCGGCTTTCGATTACTCTACGGCTTATGCAAAAGAACGGGTGCAATTCGGCAAGCCGATCGCCGCGCAGCAGGGAATCGGCTTTAAGCTTGCCGATATGGCGACGGCCGTTGAAGGCTCGAAGCTCCTTGTGTACAGGGCTGCGAATCTGCGCTCTAACAACATCTCCTGTGGGAAAGAAGCGAGTATGGCTAAGCTGTTTGCTTCGAAAACAGCCGTTGAAGTATCGACGGAAGCGATTCAGGTGTATGGCGGATATGGCTACACGAAGGAGTATCCGGTGGAGCGGTTGTTCCGTGATGCGAAGGTGACGGAGATTTATGAGGGTACGAGTGAGATTCAGCGGATGGTGATTGGGAAGCATTTGTTGGTGTAG
- a CDS encoding CTP synthase, whose product MTKYIFVTGGVVSSLGKGITAASLGRLLKNRGVSVTIQKFDPYINVDPGTMSPYQHGEVFVTDDGAETDLDLGHYERFVDINLTKYSSVTTGKIYSTVLKKERRGDYLGGTVQVIPHITNEIKERVYRAGRETNSDVVITEIGGTVGDIESLPFLEAIRQIKSDVGRDNVMYIHCTLIPYIKAAGEMKTKPTQHSVKELRSLGIQPNVIVVRTEMPMTQDMKDKIALFCDIDKHAVIEAMDADTLYSVPLALQDQKLDEITCQHLKLNCHEADMTEWNELVDRVKNLSRKTRIALVGKYVELQDAYISVVEALRHAGYHFDSDIEVRWLNSELVDNENVAEKLADVDGILVPGGFGDRGVEGKIAATQYARENKIPFLGICLGMQLASVEYARNVLGMEGAHSAELNPETPYPVIDLLPEQKDIEDLGGTLRLGLYPCKLTKGSKAYAAYDGEVVYERHRHRFEFNNHYREQMEKAGFIFSGTSPDGRLVEIIELSDHPWFVASQFHPEFTSRPTRPQPLFRDFVEASLAYGEK is encoded by the coding sequence ATGACTAAGTATATTTTCGTAACAGGCGGCGTGGTGTCGTCACTAGGGAAAGGGATTACAGCAGCGTCCCTTGGAAGACTATTGAAAAACCGTGGAGTGAGCGTCACGATCCAGAAGTTCGATCCATACATCAACGTGGATCCGGGAACGATGAGTCCTTATCAGCACGGAGAAGTATTCGTAACCGATGATGGTGCCGAGACGGATCTTGACCTTGGTCACTACGAGCGTTTCGTTGATATCAATCTGACGAAATACAGCTCTGTGACAACAGGTAAAATCTATTCTACTGTACTGAAAAAAGAGCGCCGCGGAGATTATTTGGGCGGAACAGTGCAGGTCATACCGCATATCACAAATGAAATCAAAGAGCGCGTTTACCGTGCCGGCCGCGAAACGAATTCCGATGTCGTGATCACGGAGATCGGTGGTACGGTAGGGGATATCGAGTCTCTTCCATTCCTTGAAGCGATCCGCCAGATCAAGAGTGATGTCGGTCGTGACAACGTGATGTATATTCACTGTACGCTGATCCCTTACATTAAAGCGGCAGGTGAAATGAAGACGAAACCGACTCAGCACAGTGTAAAAGAACTTCGCAGTCTCGGTATCCAGCCGAATGTCATCGTCGTGCGTACAGAAATGCCGATGACCCAGGATATGAAAGACAAGATCGCGTTATTCTGTGATATCGATAAACATGCGGTAATCGAAGCGATGGATGCAGATACACTTTATTCTGTACCACTTGCCCTTCAGGATCAGAAACTTGATGAAATCACTTGTCAGCACTTGAAACTGAACTGCCATGAAGCAGATATGACCGAGTGGAATGAACTGGTTGACCGGGTGAAAAATCTTTCCCGCAAAACAAGGATTGCCCTTGTCGGGAAATATGTTGAACTGCAGGATGCCTATATTTCTGTAGTGGAAGCTCTTCGTCATGCAGGATATCATTTTGATAGCGATATTGAAGTGAGATGGTTGAACTCTGAGCTTGTCGATAACGAAAATGTTGCGGAGAAGCTTGCTGACGTGGATGGAATCCTTGTACCAGGCGGCTTCGGTGACCGTGGTGTCGAAGGGAAGATCGCTGCGACTCAATATGCCCGTGAAAATAAGATTCCGTTCCTTGGAATCTGCCTTGGTATGCAGCTTGCATCTGTCGAATATGCTCGTAATGTACTTGGTATGGAAGGAGCTCACTCAGCTGAGTTGAATCCTGAAACGCCATACCCGGTCATCGATCTATTACCAGAACAAAAGGACATCGAAGACCTTGGCGGGACACTGCGTCTCGGACTATACCCATGTAAGCTGACAAAAGGTTCAAAAGCCTATGCGGCCTACGACGGGGAAGTTGTATACGAACGTCACCGTCACCGCTTCGAATTCAACAATCACTACCGTGAGCAAATGGAAAAAGCCGGCTTTATCTTCTCAGGCACAAGCCCTGATGGCCGCCTTGTGGAAATCATCGAGCTGAGCGACCACCCATGGTTCGTTGCATCTCAATTCCACCCGGAATTCACCTCACGCCCGACCCGCCCGCAGCCTCTATTCAGAGACTTCGTGGAAGCGTCCCTTGCGTATGGTGAAAAATAA